One segment of Radiobacillus kanasensis DNA contains the following:
- a CDS encoding GNAT family N-acetyltransferase, producing the protein MSLRLVSINKDLKDINNIKNLYKNSFPVNEQIPFWYLLYKSKKNYVDLFALYDNELFVGFTCLITNKDITFVLYLAIDNSHRSRGYGGKALSKIKECYPNNRVVLNIEEVNVSAKDYQQRMKRKSFYLKNGFKNSRFKLKEVNNNMFEVLVNKGDITKEEYLNLFKKFTGRTIFVFVKPKLIT; encoded by the coding sequence TTGAGCTTACGATTAGTTTCTATAAACAAGGATTTAAAGGATATCAATAACATAAAGAATTTGTATAAAAATTCATTTCCTGTTAATGAACAAATACCTTTTTGGTATCTTTTGTATAAGTCAAAGAAGAATTATGTAGATCTATTTGCACTTTATGATAATGAGCTGTTTGTTGGTTTTACCTGTTTAATAACTAATAAAGATATTACTTTTGTTTTATACTTAGCAATAGATAATAGCCATAGATCAAGGGGGTATGGTGGAAAGGCACTATCTAAGATAAAAGAATGTTATCCAAACAACCGTGTTGTACTCAACATAGAAGAAGTGAATGTTAGTGCAAAGGATTATCAACAAAGGATGAAAAGAAAGAGTTTCTATTTGAAAAATGGTTTTAAAAATTCACGCTTTAAGTTGAAAGAGGTAAACAATAATATGTTTGAGGTTTTAGTTAACAAGGGGGATATTACAAAAGAAGAGTATCTTAATCTTTTTAAAAAATTTACCGGTAGAACTATCTTTGTATTTGTAAAACCGAAATTAATAACTTAG
- a CDS encoding type II toxin-antitoxin system RelE/ParE family toxin → MAELRWAESAVKDLDNICTYIAEDSEEYARMFARRIMDAIETTAVFPNSGRIVPELKDEKIREKVLSNYRIIYRINNDAVEVVRIIHNARNFKDINQ, encoded by the coding sequence ATGGCTGAATTAAGATGGGCAGAATCTGCTGTAAAAGATTTAGATAACATTTGTACCTATATTGCTGAAGACTCTGAAGAGTACGCAAGGATGTTTGCAAGAAGAATTATGGATGCAATTGAAACTACTGCTGTTTTCCCTAATTCTGGTCGTATTGTTCCGGAACTGAAAGATGAAAAAATTAGAGAAAAAGTATTATCTAACTACAGGATAATTTATAGAATTAATAATGATGCAGTAGAAGTAGTTCGAATCATCCACAATGCTAGGAACTTTAAAGATATAAACCAATAA
- a CDS encoding nucleotidyltransferase domain-containing protein, with protein sequence MRENILKDLKTIIFDVLKEDNVKVYLFGSWARQEEKNSSDIDVAIESH encoded by the coding sequence ATGCGAGAGAATATATTAAAAGATTTAAAAACTATAATTTTTGATGTTCTAAAAGAAGATAATGTGAAAGTTTACCTCTTTGGTTCTTGGGCTCGTCAGGAAGAAAAAAACAGCTCTGATATCGATGTTGCTATAGAATCACATTGA
- a CDS encoding glycoside hydrolase family 18 protein: MQIHVVQSGENLWGIAQAYNSSIPNIVQANQITDPNQLVIGQALVIPIWGSFYWVQPGDTLWSIGQRFGIPYTTIAQMNQIDPETPLAIGLRLFIPPIPKKRAEINAYMEPRGTTVSDALLNEARASAPYLTYLAPFSYQVRRDGSLQPMPLEGIPEIAEESGASLMMVVTNLEGGQFSGELGRDILQSRAVQDLLLDNIIAEARRVGRYTDVHFDFEFLPGDQREAYNNFLRRAAARLHREGLLISSALAPKTRADQPGQWYEAHDYRAHGEIVDFVVLMTYEWGYSGGPPMPVSPIGPVENVLQYALTEMPASKIMMGQNLYGYDWTLPYVQGGPYARAVSPQRAIELAKQYGVSIQYDVQAQAPHFDYVDEQGKAHKVWFEDARSIQAKFDLVKRLGLRGVSYWKLGLPFPQNWLLIAENFNVVKR; encoded by the coding sequence ATGCAGATTCATGTTGTTCAAAGTGGGGAGAACCTGTGGGGAATTGCTCAGGCGTATAACTCCTCCATTCCAAATATTGTGCAAGCTAATCAAATAACGGACCCAAACCAACTTGTGATAGGGCAGGCGTTAGTAATACCGATTTGGGGAAGTTTTTATTGGGTGCAACCTGGGGATACGCTATGGTCTATTGGCCAACGGTTCGGGATTCCCTACACGACAATCGCTCAGATGAATCAAATCGATCCGGAAACTCCTTTAGCAATTGGACTTCGACTGTTTATCCCACCAATCCCGAAAAAAAGAGCAGAAATCAATGCCTATATGGAACCAAGAGGAACAACGGTTAGTGACGCTTTACTTAACGAAGCAAGAGCAAGTGCTCCTTATTTGACGTACCTTGCCCCTTTTAGTTATCAAGTAAGAAGAGATGGAAGTCTCCAGCCTATGCCGCTAGAAGGTATTCCAGAGATTGCGGAAGAATCAGGCGCTTCCTTGATGATGGTTGTAACGAATTTAGAAGGTGGGCAATTTAGTGGCGAGTTAGGAAGAGATATTTTACAAAGTCGCGCTGTGCAAGATTTATTATTGGATAACATCATAGCAGAAGCAAGACGTGTAGGCAGATATACGGATGTGCACTTTGATTTTGAATTTTTACCGGGAGACCAACGAGAAGCGTACAATAACTTTTTAAGAAGAGCTGCTGCAAGACTGCACCGTGAAGGGTTGTTAATATCTAGTGCTCTAGCTCCAAAAACAAGAGCCGATCAACCTGGTCAGTGGTATGAAGCTCACGATTATAGAGCGCATGGAGAAATTGTCGATTTTGTTGTGCTGATGACGTATGAATGGGGATACTCTGGTGGTCCGCCAATGCCAGTTTCACCAATCGGGCCAGTAGAAAATGTGTTACAGTATGCGTTAACCGAGATGCCAGCTTCCAAAATCATGATGGGGCAAAATCTGTATGGCTATGACTGGACATTACCATATGTGCAGGGTGGTCCTTACGCCCGGGCCGTTAGTCCGCAGAGAGCAATTGAGCTTGCGAAACAATATGGGGTATCCATTCAATATGATGTGCAAGCACAAGCTCCACACTTTGACTATGTGGATGAGCAGGGGAAAGCACATAAAGTGTGGTTTGAGGATGCTCGGTCGATACAGGCAAAGTTCGACCTTGTGAAGCGGTTAGGACTGCGTGGGGTGAGTTATTGGAAGTTAGGCTTGCCATTTCCACAGAATTGGCTGTTGATCGCAGAGAATTTTAACGTAGTGAAGCGCTAA
- a CDS encoding HI0074 family nucleotidyltransferase substrate-binding subunit, protein MERLQQRINSAEKALSSFAELVDLKEPSSVERDALIKRFKFSFEACWKAAKQYLYDIEGIDVASPKGVMRSLRENSILNEDEAIKGIGMVDDRNLTVHAYNKEVAVKIQANLKEYYQLLVSIIERMKSRA, encoded by the coding sequence ATGGAAAGATTGCAACAAAGAATAAATTCAGCTGAAAAGGCATTATCTTCCTTTGCCGAACTTGTGGATCTGAAAGAACCAAGTTCAGTGGAACGTGACGCTTTAATTAAACGATTTAAATTCTCATTTGAAGCATGCTGGAAAGCGGCTAAACAATACTTATACGACATAGAGGGAATAGATGTTGCCTCACCTAAGGGTGTAATGAGAAGTTTAAGAGAAAATTCTATTTTGAATGAAGATGAAGCGATCAAGGGAATTGGAATGGTAGATGATCGGAATTTGACTGTTCACGCCTACAATAAGGAAGTTGCAGTAAAGATCCAAGCTAACTTGAAGGAATATTATCAATTGTTAGTTTCTATAATAGAAAGAATGAAGTCAAGGGCTTAG
- a CDS encoding SpoIID/LytB domain-containing protein, which produces MKKILLITVLLIGLFPITSEAEEMVTVRLTNYIEDSSKLNVEFKGAYRSLDPTLAIKEGVNYQLTVDEDSLILQGENGQHTFKEPLIFIPEKYDEKHILYINGRPYLGAMEFRVEEDDTIRPVNQLPMEDYLKGVVPFEVYPSWGLEALKAQALAARTYATSHLNEEIDDTISYQVYGGYTWKEKTTKAVEETSGEVITYKGKLIEAFYSASNGGVTENNAHVWGGKSKPYFPIKKDPYDPIEPWGFTLHRTQIDLKAIDWDIPNWWEVLEEKDKKITESMKRYLKRKGYWGDLKILAIPNFTVSDKQLSSKRSVKGSITIEFMERLFGGTVLFHQYHLDGVNLNRIRPLIGGTIFKSYLINSFQSKENSYTMKGKGFGHGVGMSQWGAQAMAESGKSYKEIIQFYFPGTRISEFKK; this is translated from the coding sequence ATGAAAAAAATACTACTTATAACAGTTTTATTGATCGGTCTATTCCCTATCACATCAGAAGCGGAAGAGATGGTCACGGTTAGGCTTACCAACTACATTGAGGACTCTTCTAAATTGAATGTAGAGTTTAAAGGCGCATATCGGTCGTTAGATCCAACATTAGCGATAAAGGAAGGAGTAAACTATCAGTTAACGGTCGATGAGGATTCCTTAATTCTTCAAGGGGAAAACGGGCAGCATACTTTTAAAGAACCTTTGATTTTCATTCCTGAGAAATACGACGAGAAGCACATCTTATATATAAACGGGCGGCCGTATTTGGGAGCGATGGAATTTAGGGTGGAAGAAGATGATACGATTCGTCCCGTAAACCAATTGCCAATGGAAGATTACTTAAAAGGGGTCGTTCCCTTTGAGGTTTACCCAAGCTGGGGATTGGAAGCGTTAAAAGCACAGGCGCTTGCTGCCAGAACGTATGCAACTTCTCACTTGAATGAAGAGATCGATGATACAATCAGCTATCAGGTCTATGGAGGTTACACTTGGAAGGAGAAAACAACGAAGGCCGTGGAAGAAACAAGTGGCGAGGTCATTACGTATAAGGGCAAATTAATCGAGGCTTTTTATTCTGCAAGCAATGGAGGAGTCACGGAAAATAACGCGCACGTGTGGGGAGGAAAATCAAAACCTTATTTTCCGATTAAAAAGGATCCTTATGATCCTATCGAACCTTGGGGGTTCACCTTACATCGTACCCAAATAGACCTAAAGGCTATTGATTGGGATATTCCTAATTGGTGGGAAGTGCTAGAGGAAAAAGATAAGAAAATCACGGAATCTATGAAGCGTTATCTCAAAAGAAAGGGGTATTGGGGAGATTTAAAAATCCTTGCGATTCCGAATTTTACAGTGTCAGACAAACAACTATCGTCAAAGCGGAGTGTAAAAGGATCGATTACCATTGAGTTTATGGAACGATTATTCGGTGGAACGGTCTTGTTTCACCAGTATCATTTAGATGGAGTTAATCTAAACAGGATACGCCCACTGATTGGTGGAACTATTTTTAAGAGCTATCTCATTAATTCTTTTCAATCCAAGGAAAACAGCTATACCATGAAAGGAAAAGGCTTTGGCCACGGGGTTGGGATGAGTCAATGGGGGGCTCAAGCGATGGCTGAAAGTGGGAAATCTTATAAAGAGATTATTCAATTTTATTTTCCGGGAACAAGGATTTCAGAATTTAAGAAGTAA
- a CDS encoding IS110 family RNA-guided transposase, whose amino-acid sequence MNPVVGLDISKGESQVQAFLDKGKAFRKSFKVSHTLEGLQTLVNFFEDVKEESGQKPTVILEATGHYQTPVVHYLEERGYLLIIINPLISYKARSSSLRKVKTDAIDAYLLCELFYKEELEPYKKRGVQLLNLRNLTRQHENITGVAMQTKLQFQAVLEQVFPEYKGVFGDLYSVVSLLTLQRFPSSEDILKTSVEIIIETIHGLCKSRSKNWAAEKAQKLKAAAARNPFEKTVYQSHILSLGIYVNIILQYKEHLSKLETEIDTLAKDIEEYHIIKSIPGIGEKIAATIISEIGEIDRFNNPKKLVAFAGVDPSVFESGKFSATQNRITKRGSSRLRHALYMAVRCAIRDCRKSKTSDEIIPRNKKLREFYDKKREEGKPFKVAVIACVNKLLHWIFALLSSNTTFQDIA is encoded by the coding sequence ATGAATCCAGTCGTTGGTCTGGATATTTCAAAAGGGGAAAGTCAAGTTCAAGCATTCTTGGATAAGGGAAAAGCGTTTCGTAAGAGTTTCAAAGTTTCTCATACACTTGAAGGACTTCAAACGCTGGTAAATTTTTTTGAGGATGTAAAGGAAGAGTCTGGTCAAAAGCCAACTGTCATATTAGAGGCAACTGGACACTATCAAACTCCTGTTGTTCATTACCTGGAGGAACGTGGTTATCTATTAATTATCATTAATCCTTTAATTTCATATAAAGCTAGGAGTTCAAGTTTGAGGAAAGTTAAAACGGATGCCATTGATGCATACCTTCTCTGTGAGTTGTTCTACAAAGAAGAATTAGAGCCTTATAAAAAACGAGGGGTTCAGCTTTTAAATCTTCGTAATCTCACGAGACAACACGAGAATATTACTGGGGTTGCTATGCAAACAAAGCTTCAATTTCAGGCAGTGCTTGAACAAGTGTTTCCTGAATATAAAGGGGTTTTTGGGGATTTGTATTCAGTGGTTTCACTCTTAACTCTTCAAAGGTTTCCTTCTTCTGAGGATATTTTGAAAACGAGTGTAGAGATTATCATTGAGACGATTCATGGGCTTTGTAAGAGTAGATCAAAAAATTGGGCAGCCGAAAAAGCTCAAAAGCTTAAGGCAGCGGCAGCTCGCAATCCTTTTGAGAAGACCGTTTACCAGAGTCACATTTTGAGTCTTGGTATATATGTTAATATCATTCTTCAATATAAAGAGCATCTATCCAAGTTGGAGACAGAGATAGACACTCTCGCTAAGGATATTGAAGAATATCATATTATCAAATCTATCCCTGGTATCGGTGAAAAGATCGCTGCAACGATCATTTCTGAAATTGGCGAAATAGACCGATTTAATAATCCTAAGAAACTTGTTGCTTTCGCAGGTGTTGATCCTAGTGTCTTTGAATCTGGGAAATTCTCAGCCACTCAAAATCGAATAACTAAAAGAGGTTCTAGTAGACTACGACATGCCTTATATATGGCAGTACGTTGTGCTATTCGTGATTGTCGTAAGAGTAAGACTAGCGACGAAATCATTCCTCGCAACAAGAAATTACGTGAGTTCTATGACAAGAAGCGTGAGGAAGGAAAGCCTTTTAAAGTCGCTGTAATTGCCTGTGTAAATAAGCTCTTACATTGGATCTTTGCCCTATTAAGCAGCAATACAACTTTCCAAGATATAGCTTAA
- a CDS encoding MFS transporter: MRLFEKYNVLLIAFIFFTGIMGTRPLIPLLSSQLGASVAEIGIIVALYPFLPFFLAIKMGQIVDRVGYKRPIVASTFVGALAIFLPFISTNLGAILLSQILAGISHTVFAVSSQTLASAGKSHEKRDKSIMLFSIGVALGSFMGPMLGGLFADIWDYAVAFGILSGVSLLSGCFSLFIQADSHVQTARKSTKVRQSLSLLKIKNIRIAFLVSILTILGKDIYTAYFPLLGVEFGLSDSTIGLIISLNAAGGILIRWLIPYLLSNFSRTKIIMGSIVVSGIFFLALPFFKSAIILGVLSFIIGLGAGLGQPLSISTTADSLPQDRIGEGLGLRLTANRLTQISAPIVFGAVAHIASVAGVFFIVGLLTVFGGMKAKVPDA; the protein is encoded by the coding sequence TTGAGACTTTTCGAAAAATATAACGTATTGCTTATAGCCTTTATCTTTTTTACCGGGATTATGGGGACAAGACCGTTGATTCCACTTCTTTCTAGTCAGTTGGGCGCTAGTGTTGCAGAGATTGGAATCATTGTTGCTTTATATCCTTTCCTTCCATTCTTTTTAGCGATTAAAATGGGTCAGATTGTCGATCGGGTTGGGTATAAAAGGCCAATTGTCGCTAGTACCTTCGTTGGGGCACTAGCTATTTTCCTTCCATTTATAAGTACGAATCTAGGGGCAATCCTCCTTTCTCAGATTTTAGCAGGGATCTCTCATACCGTGTTTGCTGTTTCGTCGCAAACGTTGGCCAGTGCTGGCAAGTCGCATGAGAAGCGGGATAAAAGTATTATGCTTTTTAGCATCGGTGTCGCTCTTGGGAGCTTTATGGGACCAATGCTTGGCGGACTGTTTGCGGACATATGGGATTATGCAGTAGCATTCGGAATATTAAGTGGTGTTTCGCTCCTATCAGGATGTTTCTCGCTGTTCATTCAAGCTGATTCGCATGTTCAAACAGCAAGAAAGTCGACCAAAGTAAGGCAATCCCTGTCTTTATTAAAAATAAAAAATATTAGAATTGCGTTTTTAGTAAGTATCCTCACTATATTAGGAAAGGACATCTATACGGCATATTTCCCACTATTGGGGGTGGAGTTTGGCTTATCTGATTCAACCATTGGCCTCATTATCTCTTTGAATGCTGCAGGTGGAATTTTAATTCGTTGGTTAATACCCTACCTACTTTCGAATTTTAGTCGAACCAAGATTATCATGGGCTCGATTGTTGTGTCAGGGATATTTTTCCTTGCCTTGCCATTTTTCAAAAGTGCCATTATTCTTGGGGTTCTGTCCTTTATCATCGGACTCGGCGCCGGTCTAGGGCAACCACTATCGATTTCAACGACGGCTGATTCGTTGCCGCAGGATAGAATTGGTGAGGGGCTTGGGTTACGGCTTACAGCCAACCGCTTAACACAGATTTCTGCACCAATTGTATTTGGTGCTGTTGCCCATATTGCAAGCGTTGCAGGCGTCTTCTTTATCGTTGGCTTACTCACTGTCTTTGGCGGAATGAAAGCGAAAGTTCCAGACGCGTGA
- a CDS encoding MarR family winged helix-turn-helix transcriptional regulator — translation MSLIKKLDEFYYILLLKNLRSMNKNRLYKNLTYNSLLYLEIILYNENCTPSFIADTLQVARSAVTIKVNELVDKGLIIKIPSETDGRVSYLKVSPEVVDDYKIIDQSILTAATEIESKYSKGEIETFISMLDIIKRNYRG, via the coding sequence ATGAGTCTTATAAAAAAACTTGATGAATTTTACTATATATTACTGCTTAAAAACCTCAGATCTATGAATAAAAACAGATTATATAAGAATTTAACTTATAATAGTCTTCTGTATTTAGAAATAATCTTATATAACGAAAACTGTACTCCATCTTTTATTGCTGATACTCTTCAAGTGGCTCGTTCGGCTGTAACAATAAAAGTTAATGAATTAGTGGATAAGGGACTTATCATTAAAATTCCTAGTGAGACAGATGGAAGAGTAAGTTATTTGAAAGTAAGTCCAGAGGTTGTTGATGATTATAAAATTATAGATCAATCTATATTAACTGCGGCAACAGAGATTGAGAGTAAGTACAGTAAAGGAGAGATTGAAACATTTATTAGCATGCTTGACATTATAAAAAGAAATTACCGTGGTTAG
- a CDS encoding cyclase family protein — MTSTKTLNELQQAVKTLKEKKWVDLTHAFGPDSPHFAAFEDAKFTPLFTHDDGFFVQRFDFPGQYGTHLDAPIHFIRGDQRYLEDLDLQELVLPLVVIDKSKEAQEDHDFTLSVGDILEFEKTHGEIEAGTFVALRTDWSKRWPDREAFENKDEEGNPHAPGWGIDALKFLFEERNIQAVGHETFDTDSSVDVRKNGRLIGEYYVLEQDTYQVELLTNLDQLPAKGAVIFNIVPKPEKATGFPVRSFAILP, encoded by the coding sequence ATGACAAGTACAAAAACGTTGAATGAATTACAGCAGGCGGTGAAGACATTAAAAGAGAAGAAATGGGTCGATTTAACCCATGCTTTTGGTCCGGATTCCCCGCACTTTGCGGCATTTGAGGATGCGAAGTTCACTCCACTTTTCACCCATGATGATGGATTCTTTGTACAACGGTTTGATTTTCCTGGTCAATATGGCACACACTTAGATGCTCCCATCCATTTCATTCGCGGTGACCAGCGTTATTTAGAAGACCTTGATCTACAGGAACTTGTTTTACCACTAGTGGTGATTGATAAATCGAAAGAAGCGCAAGAAGACCATGATTTTACATTATCCGTAGGCGACATTCTTGAATTTGAGAAAACACATGGAGAAATTGAAGCCGGTACTTTTGTTGCCTTACGTACGGACTGGAGCAAGCGTTGGCCAGATAGAGAAGCTTTCGAAAACAAAGATGAAGAAGGGAATCCACACGCTCCAGGCTGGGGAATAGATGCTTTGAAATTTTTATTCGAAGAACGGAACATTCAAGCGGTTGGACACGAAACGTTTGATACGGATTCTAGTGTCGATGTACGAAAAAATGGTCGTTTAATTGGAGAATACTATGTACTTGAGCAGGATACCTATCAAGTTGAGCTATTAACGAACCTGGATCAATTACCTGCCAAAGGTGCGGTTATTTTTAATATCGTTCCTAAGCCAGAAAAAGCAACCGGCTTCCCTGTTCGCTCCTTTGCCATTTTGCCGTAA
- a CDS encoding MGDG synthase family glycosyltransferase gives MQKKMLIISSDHTGHGHKSITEAICEKVHIDDNVKVEVVDGFSLGGKLLNGIGKSYGPITRFSENLWKLIWNMSALKAPLVNKLIESLIKKNFLKLMDEKKPDFILSVHPNFNGSILNILEKEKMDVPFYTLIADLVNIYPLWADRRADYILSPTEEAKEKCLQYGVPEEKIKVVGFPVRSKFFSESNSLESKEQRSPLTCLVMSGGEGTGNMNTIAENLLENFDCQVNIIAGRNQKLKANLEKSLLGRYGDKVQIYGFVTNIHELMLDADIAFTRGSPNVMFEAVAANTPLVITGALPGQEEDNPVFAERAGLGVICKDVQDIQQTIGGLLAHNHEKLNTIRQSQKAFINEHAAEDILRFLLHSRMSHQQAEVDLKVVNSFN, from the coding sequence ATGCAGAAAAAAATGCTCATCATATCTTCTGACCATACTGGACATGGACATAAGAGTATTACAGAAGCAATATGTGAAAAAGTACATATAGATGATAATGTAAAAGTAGAAGTAGTGGATGGTTTTTCCCTTGGTGGAAAACTGCTAAATGGAATTGGTAAATCATATGGTCCTATCACAAGGTTTTCAGAAAACTTGTGGAAACTCATTTGGAATATGTCTGCTTTGAAGGCACCATTAGTGAACAAATTAATAGAGTCCTTGATTAAAAAAAACTTTTTAAAGTTAATGGATGAGAAGAAACCGGATTTCATATTGTCAGTCCATCCTAATTTTAATGGTTCAATCCTAAATATCTTGGAAAAAGAAAAGATGGATGTACCATTCTATACGTTAATTGCGGACCTTGTTAACATCTACCCTTTATGGGCGGACCGAAGAGCAGATTATATTTTGAGCCCTACAGAGGAAGCTAAGGAAAAATGTTTGCAGTATGGGGTTCCTGAAGAAAAAATAAAAGTGGTGGGCTTCCCTGTCAGAAGTAAGTTTTTCTCTGAATCGAACTCATTAGAAAGCAAGGAACAACGATCACCGCTGACTTGTTTGGTTATGAGTGGTGGGGAAGGTACCGGCAACATGAACACGATTGCGGAAAATTTACTAGAAAATTTTGATTGTCAGGTCAACATAATTGCCGGAAGAAATCAAAAATTAAAAGCAAATCTAGAAAAATCATTGTTAGGTAGATATGGGGATAAAGTGCAAATCTATGGTTTTGTGACCAATATTCATGAATTGATGTTGGATGCAGACATTGCCTTTACAAGGGGTAGTCCCAATGTGATGTTCGAAGCGGTGGCGGCGAACACACCATTAGTGATTACTGGTGCATTGCCAGGCCAAGAAGAAGACAACCCTGTGTTTGCTGAGAGAGCAGGCTTAGGCGTAATTTGCAAAGATGTACAGGATATTCAACAAACGATTGGCGGATTATTAGCTCATAATCACGAGAAGCTAAACACAATCAGACAATCGCAAAAAGCGTTTATCAACGAACATGCAGCAGAAGATATTTTGAGATTCCTTCTCCATAGTAGAATGAGTCATCAGCAAGCAGAAGTGGACTTAAAAGTGGTTAATTCTTTCAATTAA
- a CDS encoding 5-methyltetrahydropteroyltriglutamate--homocysteine S-methyltransferase — translation MTKTLVRAPFKADHVGSLLRPERLHQARIDFKEGNITKEELRSVETEEIKRIVDKQIEIGLEAVTDGEFRRSWWHIDFLENLNGFEGYVPETGLQFADEVTEPYDVRNIGKISFNADHPFVKDFIEFNEIVGGRAVAKQTIPSPNQLFHRGIRNPEVYPDLEDYANDIIAAYRDAVRAFYDAGCRYLQFDDVYIAGLNTDNLFAYEEISRQELIDLALRVVNEVLEDKPEDLVITTHLCRGNYKSTWAFEGSYAHIAPTLFAKEKVDGFFLEYDDDRSGDFKPLDYIPNGGPQVVLGLFTSKFGELEEEALIKARVEEATQFVPKEQLCLGPQCGFASTHHGNKLTEEQQWAKLKYIVDLSKELLR, via the coding sequence ATGACCAAAACATTAGTGCGCGCACCATTTAAAGCAGATCACGTGGGTAGTTTATTACGTCCGGAACGTTTACATCAAGCGAGAATTGATTTTAAAGAAGGAAATATTACAAAGGAAGAGCTTCGTTCTGTGGAAACGGAGGAAATCAAGCGAATCGTGGACAAGCAAATCGAAATAGGACTCGAAGCGGTGACAGATGGTGAATTCCGCCGGTCTTGGTGGCATATCGATTTTCTGGAAAACTTAAACGGCTTTGAAGGATATGTTCCGGAGACTGGACTCCAATTTGCGGATGAAGTAACAGAACCGTATGATGTTCGAAACATCGGGAAGATTTCTTTTAACGCGGACCACCCTTTTGTAAAGGATTTTATTGAGTTTAACGAAATTGTGGGGGGACGTGCTGTAGCAAAACAAACGATTCCAAGTCCGAACCAGCTCTTTCATAGAGGAATAAGAAATCCGGAAGTGTATCCAGATCTAGAGGATTACGCGAATGACATCATTGCAGCTTACCGGGATGCAGTTCGAGCATTTTATGATGCTGGTTGTCGTTACCTTCAGTTTGATGATGTCTACATTGCAGGTTTAAATACGGACAATCTTTTTGCCTATGAAGAGATTTCTAGACAAGAGCTAATTGACTTGGCTCTTCGTGTGGTAAATGAGGTATTAGAGGATAAACCTGAAGATTTAGTTATTACGACACACCTTTGCCGTGGAAACTATAAATCTACTTGGGCATTTGAAGGAAGTTACGCACATATTGCCCCAACGCTCTTTGCGAAAGAGAAAGTAGATGGATTTTTCCTAGAATATGATGACGATCGCTCTGGAGACTTCAAACCACTAGATTATATTCCAAACGGTGGTCCACAGGTGGTGCTTGGCCTATTCACTTCCAAATTTGGTGAGTTAGAAGAGGAAGCCCTCATTAAAGCGCGCGTAGAGGAAGCTACACAGTTTGTACCAAAAGAACAATTATGTCTAGGCCCACAATGTGGCTTCGCTTCCACTCACCATGGCAACAAACTAACAGAAGAACAACAATGGGCTAAATTGAAGTATATCGTAGATTTATCAAAAGAGCTTTTGAGATAA